From a single Fulvivirga ulvae genomic region:
- a CDS encoding amidohydrolase family protein, translating to MLKIDMHTHIIPEHMPNWTEKFGYGDFIYLQHHKKGFAKMIKGNQFFREIEENCWNPDVRIKEYEQFNTQVQVVCTIPVMFSYWAKPEDCLDLSKFLNDHIAELVQNYPKNYIGLATIPMQDTALAIKELERCKKLGFPGIQIGSNINDENLSEERFFPIFEACEKLDMAVMVHPWNMMGMKNMTKYWLPWLVGMPAETSRAVCSMIFSGVLERLPDLRVNFVHASGSFLATIGRVEHGFNCRPDLVAIDNPVNPREYLGKFWVDCITHDPKMLQYVLDMQGSKKVTLGSDYPFPLGDLEIGRFIEEMDLSKETVEDIFCNSTLEWLKLDKRDYIDV from the coding sequence ATGCTGAAAATAGATATGCACACCCATATTATTCCTGAACATATGCCCAATTGGACAGAAAAGTTTGGTTATGGGGACTTCATATACCTGCAGCATCATAAAAAAGGATTTGCCAAAATGATCAAGGGCAACCAGTTTTTTAGGGAAATTGAGGAAAACTGCTGGAACCCGGATGTACGTATCAAAGAATATGAGCAATTCAACACTCAGGTACAGGTGGTTTGTACCATTCCGGTTATGTTCTCTTATTGGGCAAAACCGGAAGACTGCCTTGATCTGTCAAAGTTCCTGAATGATCACATAGCAGAGTTGGTTCAGAATTATCCTAAAAATTACATTGGGTTGGCGACTATTCCTATGCAAGATACAGCTCTGGCTATAAAAGAACTGGAGCGTTGTAAAAAACTCGGTTTCCCGGGAATTCAGATTGGCAGCAACATTAATGACGAAAATCTGAGTGAAGAACGCTTTTTCCCTATTTTTGAAGCTTGTGAAAAACTGGACATGGCCGTTATGGTACATCCCTGGAACATGATGGGCATGAAAAACATGACCAAATACTGGCTCCCGTGGCTGGTAGGTATGCCTGCAGAAACCTCACGAGCCGTTTGTTCCATGATTTTTTCAGGTGTACTTGAAAGGTTACCTGACCTGCGTGTAAACTTTGTGCATGCCAGCGGATCATTTCTGGCTACCATTGGGCGTGTTGAACATGGCTTTAACTGCAGACCTGACCTTGTGGCCATAGACAACCCCGTAAACCCTCGGGAGTATTTAGGCAAATTCTGGGTGGATTGTATCACACATGATCCCAAAATGCTGCAATACGTACTGGACATGCAAGGTTCCAAAAAGGTGACTCTGGGATCAGATTACCCATTCCCTTTGGGAGACCTTGAAATTGGCAGGTTTATTGAGGAAATGGATTTATCCAAAGAGACCGTTGAAGATATATTTTGCAATTCCACACTCGAATGGCTCAAGTTAGACAAGAGGGATTATATAGATGTATAA
- a CDS encoding T9SS type A sorting domain-containing protein, with protein sequence MSSFVFIIRKILIFLIPSFFVFISFAHTTSFPERVSNPFSDLVVYFNVAKNGYTLDFKWTTSPDADIRDFTIETCQSDDSWTTLDHIKASDAREYCMKSLAPKWSTAYYRLKIIDAKGGYSYTKPVKISMYYRNLDDIMVYPNPLSSNVNTKLKFNRIMLSGTKISVFSTNGVQLSDQVLQKDTEIIELPPLEAGNYFIEIVDTAEVLRLKIAVK encoded by the coding sequence ATGAGTTCGTTTGTTTTTATTATCCGGAAAATTCTGATTTTTCTGATCCCGTCATTTTTTGTATTTATTTCCTTCGCGCATACTACATCCTTTCCTGAGAGAGTGAGCAATCCTTTCAGTGACCTGGTGGTTTATTTTAATGTGGCAAAAAACGGTTATACCCTTGACTTCAAATGGACTACCTCTCCGGATGCTGATATACGTGATTTTACAATCGAAACCTGCCAGTCTGATGACTCATGGACTACGCTGGATCATATAAAGGCCAGTGATGCTCGTGAATATTGCATGAAAAGCCTTGCGCCAAAATGGAGTACGGCGTACTACAGGCTAAAGATCATTGATGCCAAAGGAGGCTATTCGTACACCAAACCGGTGAAAATAAGTATGTATTACCGTAATCTGGACGATATTATGGTCTACCCCAACCCGTTATCTTCCAATGTTAATACAAAGCTGAAATTTAACCGAATAATGCTTTCAGGGACTAAAATATCTGTTTTCTCCACCAATGGGGTACAGTTGTCGGATCAGGTTTTACAAAAAGATACTGAGATCATAGAACTACCTCCTCTGGAGGCCGGCAATTATTTTATAGAAATTGTGGATACAGCGGAAGTTTTAAGATTAAAGATAGCAGTTAAATAA
- the yidD gene encoding membrane protein insertion efficiency factor YidD, producing MKLILILPVRFYQLAISPLLGSNCRHTPTCSSYMIEAIEVWGPLKGTWLGLKRISRCHPWGTSGYDPVPKKDN from the coding sequence ATAAAACTAATATTAATTCTCCCTGTACGGTTCTATCAACTGGCAATAAGTCCATTGTTAGGCTCCAATTGCAGGCATACACCAACATGCTCCAGCTATATGATAGAGGCCATTGAGGTATGGGGCCCATTGAAAGGGACATGGCTTGGGCTAAAGAGAATATCCCGATGTCATCCCTGGGGTACCAGTGGCTATGATCCTGTTCCCAAAAAGGACAACTAG
- the cysS gene encoding cysteine--tRNA ligase, with translation MTLKEKYPITLYNTLSGKKEVFEPIHPDHVGMYVCGPTVYSDVHLGNVRTFMCFDVIYRYLMYVGYKVRYVRNITDVGHLENDADEGEDKIAKKARLQQLEPMEIVQQYTNGFHQVLDQFNFLPVSIEPSATGHIMEQIEMVQALIDNGYAYEVNGSVYFDVSKYDKANNYGKLSGRKIEELMESGRTLDSQDEKRNKIDFAVWKKASPTHIMRWNSPWGEGFPGWHLECTVMSTKYLGESFDIHGGGMDLIFPHHECEIAQSIGSTGKDPVKYWLHSNMLTVNGQKMSKSLGNSFLPHQLFTGDHELLDKGYSPMVVRFFMLQSHYSSTLDFSNEALQAAEKGYKRLMEGYKISTNLAYGNGQIENELENRTKELISDLFKNMGDDFNTAKTLAVLFEITTMMNNFKSGNLKVGQLSKQTFDELIVHYQGFISDVLGIKEEKESSNDLLNGVIDVLINLRQNAKEAKNYQLSDKIRDDLKNLGVILKDSKEGTEYSLM, from the coding sequence ATGACATTAAAAGAAAAGTATCCGATTACCTTGTACAATACCTTATCAGGTAAAAAAGAAGTGTTTGAGCCCATTCATCCTGACCACGTAGGTATGTATGTATGCGGCCCTACAGTTTACAGTGATGTCCACCTTGGTAACGTAAGGACTTTCATGTGTTTTGATGTCATCTACAGGTACCTCATGTATGTTGGTTACAAAGTAAGGTATGTGCGTAACATCACCGACGTTGGACACCTTGAAAATGATGCCGACGAAGGAGAAGATAAAATTGCCAAGAAAGCCCGCCTGCAACAGCTTGAGCCTATGGAAATTGTACAACAATATACCAATGGTTTCCACCAGGTGCTTGATCAATTCAATTTTCTACCTGTAAGTATTGAACCCAGTGCCACCGGCCATATCATGGAACAAATAGAAATGGTACAGGCTCTGATAGATAACGGCTACGCCTATGAAGTGAACGGATCAGTTTATTTTGATGTATCCAAATACGATAAAGCCAATAACTATGGCAAACTCTCGGGCCGCAAGATAGAGGAGCTGATGGAAAGTGGTCGTACTCTTGATAGTCAGGATGAAAAGAGAAATAAAATTGACTTTGCTGTCTGGAAAAAGGCCTCCCCTACCCATATCATGAGGTGGAACTCTCCATGGGGAGAAGGATTCCCCGGCTGGCACCTGGAATGTACCGTTATGAGCACCAAATATTTAGGTGAGTCATTTGATATTCACGGCGGAGGAATGGACCTTATTTTCCCTCATCATGAATGTGAAATTGCCCAGTCTATCGGATCAACGGGTAAGGACCCGGTCAAATACTGGCTGCACTCCAATATGCTTACCGTTAATGGTCAGAAGATGAGCAAATCACTGGGAAATTCATTCCTGCCGCACCAGCTTTTTACCGGTGACCATGAATTACTAGATAAAGGTTATAGCCCGATGGTAGTTCGTTTTTTCATGCTACAGTCGCACTACTCCAGTACACTGGATTTTTCCAATGAAGCGCTACAGGCAGCAGAAAAAGGCTATAAAAGGCTAATGGAAGGTTATAAGATCTCCACTAACCTGGCTTACGGCAATGGCCAGATTGAGAACGAACTGGAAAACCGAACCAAAGAGCTGATCAGTGACTTATTCAAAAATATGGGTGACGATTTTAACACTGCAAAAACGCTCGCCGTGCTTTTTGAGATCACTACCATGATGAATAACTTCAAGTCAGGCAACCTGAAAGTCGGCCAGCTTTCAAAGCAAACGTTTGATGAACTTATTGTTCATTATCAAGGCTTTATCTCAGATGTACTGGGAATCAAAGAAGAAAAAGAAAGCAGCAACGATCTGCTAAATGGCGTAATCGACGTATTAATAAACCTTCGCCAAAATGCCAAAGAAGCTAAAAATTACCAGCTATCTGATAAAATAAGGGACGATTTGAAAAATCTTGGTGTTATTCTCAAAGATAGCAAAGAAGGTACTGAGTACTCTTTGATGTAA
- a CDS encoding winged helix-turn-helix domain-containing protein produces the protein MTDFKDLDPLLHSQLRLAVMSLLVSVKSAEFVYIREKTNATAGNLSVQIDKLSTAGYIEVEKTFKGKKPLTTCKITKKGLHAFEEYVNALQQYIKK, from the coding sequence ATGACTGATTTTAAAGATTTAGACCCTTTATTACATTCCCAGCTCCGGCTGGCGGTTATGTCCTTATTGGTCAGTGTTAAATCTGCTGAATTTGTTTATATCAGGGAAAAAACCAATGCCACCGCAGGTAATTTGAGTGTGCAGATAGATAAGCTCTCTACCGCAGGATACATTGAAGTCGAAAAGACTTTTAAAGGCAAAAAACCTCTGACCACGTGTAAAATCACAAAAAAAGGGCTTCATGCTTTTGAAGAATATGTAAACGCCCTTCAGCAATACATAAAAAAATAA
- a CDS encoding riboflavin synthase, protein MFTGIIEAQGLIKTIQTEGTNKHFEVESAISDQLKIDQSVSHNGVCLTVTKVEGNKHWVTAIDETLQKTNIGDLKPGEKVNLERCMLNNGRFDGHIVQGHVDQIATCKSIKEEEGSWVFGFEYDSSSGNVTVEKGSITINGISLTCFNSRENAFSVAIIPYTYEHTNMKDVKVGSVVNLEFDIIGKYVQRLLAKG, encoded by the coding sequence ATGTTTACAGGAATAATTGAAGCTCAGGGGCTAATAAAAACAATTCAAACTGAAGGAACCAACAAACATTTTGAAGTTGAAAGTGCCATTTCTGATCAGCTAAAAATAGATCAGAGTGTTTCCCATAATGGGGTTTGCCTGACGGTAACGAAAGTAGAAGGCAACAAACATTGGGTAACAGCTATTGATGAAACATTGCAAAAGACGAATATCGGAGACCTAAAACCTGGGGAAAAGGTTAATTTGGAGCGTTGTATGCTTAATAACGGCAGGTTTGACGGGCACATTGTACAAGGGCATGTGGATCAGATTGCTACTTGTAAAAGCATCAAGGAAGAGGAGGGAAGCTGGGTGTTTGGTTTTGAATATGACTCTTCGTCAGGCAATGTAACAGTGGAAAAAGGTTCCATCACCATTAATGGTATCAGCCTTACTTGCTTCAATTCCCGGGAGAATGCTTTCAGTGTTGCTATCATTCCTTATACTTATGAGCATACTAATATGAAAGATGTTAAGGTTGGAAGTGTTGTCAACCTTGAGTTTGATATTATTGGCAAATACGTGCAGCGGCTTTTAGCTAAGGGCTAA
- a CDS encoding phosphatase PAP2 family protein, translating to MLETLIELDKELFLFLNGLHTKALDQVMYWISDKLIWIPFYAWILYLIVKEYKWKAVIWLVGIGLAIAASDQILSGVMKPFFERYRPSRDPELEGLVHIVNGYTGGRYGFASSHAGNVFALTTFLYLLFREKYHWIGWLFIWAAVVSYSRIYLGVHYPGDILTGAIIGTLMGYLFFRLSNVVKNKYYPETA from the coding sequence ATGCTCGAAACACTCATAGAACTTGACAAGGAGCTTTTTCTTTTCCTGAACGGACTCCATACGAAAGCGTTGGATCAGGTGATGTACTGGATCTCAGATAAGCTGATATGGATTCCCTTCTATGCCTGGATACTGTACCTGATCGTTAAAGAATATAAATGGAAAGCAGTTATCTGGCTGGTGGGAATTGGCCTGGCCATAGCGGCCTCTGACCAGATACTTTCAGGCGTGATGAAGCCTTTCTTTGAACGTTATCGCCCATCGAGAGACCCTGAGCTGGAAGGCCTGGTACACATCGTTAATGGATATACGGGAGGCCGGTATGGTTTTGCTTCTTCGCATGCGGGTAATGTATTTGCCCTCACTACTTTTCTTTACCTGCTTTTCAGGGAAAAGTATCACTGGATAGGCTGGCTCTTTATTTGGGCTGCTGTTGTCTCCTATTCGCGGATTTACCTTGGGGTTCATTATCCCGGCGACATACTCACCGGAGCGATTATAGGAACTTTAATGGGTTACTTATTTTTCCGGCTCAGTAATGTCGTCAAAAATAAATATTACCCTGAAACAGCTTAG
- the hemF gene encoding oxygen-dependent coproporphyrinogen oxidase, translated as MLTKDEITDWFKNLQDNICKELETADGLAKFREDFWEREGGGGGRSRTIANGEVIEKGGVGFSAVHGETPENILKALKLEKTGFYATGVSIVLHPQNPRVPIIHMNVRYFEMTNGTWWFGGGIDLTPHYVDKEDARYFHQKLKSVCDNHDSSYYGKFKKWADDYFFIKHRSETRGIGGIFFDRLGAEQPKSKEELFAFVKEVGSSFAPIYTYFMHKNKSISYGEREKQWQMIRRGRYVEFNLVWDKGTKFGLDTGGRTESILMSLPPQANWLYDHKPEDDSEEAKTLELLKKDINWA; from the coding sequence ATGCTAACTAAAGATGAGATCACAGACTGGTTTAAAAACCTTCAGGACAATATATGCAAAGAGCTTGAAACAGCCGATGGTTTGGCAAAATTCAGGGAAGACTTTTGGGAACGTGAGGGAGGCGGAGGAGGAAGGTCGCGGACTATAGCCAATGGCGAAGTTATTGAAAAAGGTGGGGTAGGTTTTTCGGCTGTACATGGCGAGACGCCCGAAAATATACTCAAAGCACTAAAGCTAGAAAAGACCGGTTTTTATGCCACAGGTGTATCCATCGTTTTACATCCTCAAAACCCACGAGTGCCGATAATCCACATGAACGTACGGTATTTCGAAATGACCAACGGCACCTGGTGGTTTGGCGGAGGCATCGACCTAACGCCACATTATGTAGATAAAGAAGATGCCAGATACTTCCATCAAAAGCTCAAATCGGTCTGTGACAACCATGATTCTTCCTACTATGGCAAATTTAAAAAGTGGGCTGATGACTACTTCTTCATCAAACACCGTAGTGAAACCAGGGGTATTGGCGGAATATTTTTCGACAGGCTCGGAGCTGAACAGCCTAAATCAAAAGAAGAACTGTTCGCTTTTGTAAAAGAGGTCGGTAGCAGCTTTGCTCCTATATATACTTATTTTATGCACAAAAACAAAAGCATAAGCTATGGAGAAAGGGAGAAGCAGTGGCAAATGATACGTCGAGGCAGGTATGTGGAATTTAACCTGGTATGGGACAAAGGTACAAAATTCGGGCTTGATACAGGGGGCCGTACCGAGTCTATACTCATGAGCTTACCACCACAGGCTAACTGGCTGTACGATCATAAACCGGAGGATGATTCCGAAGAGGCAAAAACTCTGGAGCTTTTGAAAAAAGACATTAACTGGGCTTAA
- a CDS encoding alpha-ketoacid dehydrogenase subunit alpha/beta — translation MPSTREAKAEKKVQRPKVNREILLKAYQLMCTSKRMAETYDENKEVCSKYVHSTSRGHEAIQLAAGMQLQSYDFASLYYRDESVLLGIGLQPYELMLQLMGKADDPFSGGRTYYGHPSLKRDGFPVIPHQSSATGMQAIPATGMAHGLKYLESQGLLEGKDKPVVLCSLGDGSVTEGEVSEAFQMAVLKKLPIVYLVQDNDWGISATGKEMRTMDAYEFAAGFKGMERMRVNGSDFIDSFLGMKKAYQYARDRKGPILVHAKCPLLGHHTSGVRKEWYRGDEDLKLHAQTDPLPILEKYLLETGETKKHLKELADTALDTVVRDYEYALNSADPDINDFDSHEFAQTPIIEEKGLRRPEGAEKVVMVDAALHAVDDILKNHPEALFYGQDVGGTLGGVFREAATLAQKYGDERIFNTPIQEAYIVGSTAGMSAVGAKAIVEIQFADYIWPGINQLVEELSKSCYLSKGKFPIQSLIRVPIGAYGGGGPYHSGSIESTLLNIRGIKVVYPSNAADMKGLMKAAFHDPNPVVMLEHKGLYWSKVPGTGDAKTHEPDKDYIIPLGKANKVLLADERKVANGESAVVITYGMGVYWAKAASKKYEGRIEILDLRTLNPLDWEAVESCVKEHSRVLVLTEEPLMNSFAESLAGRISKECFEYLDAPVQTLGAANLPAIPLNVDLEKQMLPNADKVADVLETLLSY, via the coding sequence ATGCCCTCAACAAGAGAAGCTAAAGCCGAAAAGAAAGTTCAAAGACCGAAAGTAAACAGGGAGATCCTCCTTAAGGCCTACCAACTAATGTGCACTTCCAAAAGGATGGCCGAAACCTATGACGAAAATAAGGAGGTATGCAGCAAGTATGTACATAGCACATCACGGGGACATGAAGCCATTCAACTTGCAGCAGGCATGCAGCTTCAAAGCTATGATTTTGCATCTCTCTACTATCGTGATGAGTCGGTGTTGTTAGGTATAGGTTTGCAACCTTACGAATTGATGCTTCAGTTAATGGGGAAGGCTGATGATCCTTTTTCAGGAGGACGTACCTATTATGGGCACCCGTCGTTGAAGCGGGATGGTTTCCCTGTCATACCCCATCAGAGTTCTGCCACTGGTATGCAGGCGATACCAGCTACAGGTATGGCTCATGGACTGAAATACCTTGAAAGCCAGGGACTTCTTGAAGGTAAGGACAAACCGGTGGTATTGTGCTCGTTAGGAGACGGCTCGGTTACGGAAGGAGAGGTTTCAGAGGCTTTCCAAATGGCTGTACTGAAAAAGCTGCCGATAGTATACCTTGTTCAGGATAATGATTGGGGTATTTCGGCCACTGGTAAGGAAATGAGGACCATGGATGCCTATGAGTTCGCTGCCGGTTTTAAAGGTATGGAGCGGATGAGAGTGAATGGCTCTGATTTTATTGATTCTTTCCTCGGTATGAAGAAAGCTTACCAGTATGCCAGAGATCGTAAAGGTCCCATATTGGTGCATGCCAAATGTCCGCTTTTGGGGCACCATACTTCTGGTGTCAGAAAGGAGTGGTACAGGGGAGATGAAGATCTTAAGCTTCATGCCCAGACTGATCCGCTACCAATACTGGAAAAATACCTGCTGGAGACAGGTGAAACCAAAAAGCATCTGAAAGAATTGGCTGATACGGCCCTTGATACGGTTGTCAGGGACTATGAATATGCATTAAATTCTGCTGATCCTGATATCAATGATTTTGATAGCCATGAATTTGCGCAAACTCCGATAATCGAAGAAAAGGGCCTGCGGCGTCCTGAAGGTGCGGAGAAAGTTGTAATGGTTGATGCCGCCCTACATGCTGTGGATGACATTCTGAAGAACCATCCTGAAGCCTTGTTTTATGGACAAGACGTAGGAGGAACCCTCGGAGGGGTTTTTAGAGAAGCAGCTACCCTGGCACAGAAATATGGAGATGAAAGGATATTCAATACTCCTATACAAGAGGCCTATATTGTGGGGTCGACTGCCGGTATGTCGGCAGTGGGGGCAAAGGCCATTGTAGAAATACAGTTTGCCGATTATATCTGGCCAGGGATCAATCAATTGGTGGAGGAGTTGTCTAAAAGCTGCTACTTATCAAAGGGTAAGTTTCCTATTCAGTCATTAATCAGGGTGCCTATTGGGGCTTATGGAGGAGGAGGCCCTTACCATTCCGGTAGTATTGAGTCTACCTTGCTGAATATCAGAGGTATAAAAGTCGTTTATCCTTCAAATGCAGCTGATATGAAAGGACTTATGAAAGCAGCCTTTCATGATCCGAACCCGGTAGTGATGCTTGAACATAAAGGATTATACTGGTCTAAAGTACCTGGGACCGGTGATGCAAAAACACATGAGCCTGACAAGGATTATATTATTCCTTTAGGTAAAGCTAATAAAGTGTTACTAGCAGATGAGAGAAAAGTTGCTAATGGAGAATCTGCAGTTGTAATTACTTATGGCATGGGTGTCTACTGGGCCAAAGCTGCATCTAAAAAATATGAGGGCAGGATTGAAATCCTTGACCTGAGAACCCTTAATCCTCTTGATTGGGAAGCCGTTGAATCTTGTGTTAAGGAGCATAGCCGGGTCCTGGTGCTAACGGAAGAGCCACTTATGAACTCTTTTGCTGAGTCGTTGGCAGGAAGAATCTCCAAAGAGTGTTTTGAGTACCTGGATGCTCCCGTGCAGACACTAGGAGCTGCTAATTTGCCAGCCATACCATTAAATGTAGATCTTGAAAAGCAAATGTTACCTAATGCTGATAAAGTAGCCGATGTGCTGGAAACATTGCTCAGCTATTAA
- the tamL gene encoding translocation and assembly module lipoprotein TamL, with the protein MSLRIALYLVFFLVVGVVTSGCLGTKYLKDGEKLLYKQKIKGAKNLDKEELDQLYAQEPNRQFPIIPFSPYVWFYYWGLDNYDIAAYEARREAVRAKWNSKIALAKTKDKKKKVERYERKKRKKIAKINRTIQEGNVLMRWGEPIAVFDSSLAEQTMGRLKLYLNSKGYFQAKVDSAIDIADKRLSITYLLDQGEPYRIDTLFTQTGDSTISKVLEKNKDKSYLVEGENYEQNNLTKERERIDLLLKDNGYFDFSRQYVEFNVDTALIGDKKIAIQTVINKPSKRGYHKVFTVGAVNFTTDADVSLIPDSLRTEKEYRGITYRYHNYQYNEKILNRRVFIKKDSVYSKSNTFSTQRQLANLDHFRFINIHYDSSGGKLIANIFTSPLNRYQWTNEVGINVTQGFPGPFYNLSFKKRNVFKGLEIFEVNGRIGIEGVAPATEVNDVYTSVEAGINATLTFPQFVLPLSTRAKEKLGRVNPKTRLLAGYTYTDRPEYVRKNTNFSNTYSWQNENRGLFSFTATDVSIINSNLDSAFLGTLLALERNGNRLINTFKPSFVSSMSLSATWNFNSYGLNFTNSSFFRTYIESGGTSLNFIGTETLENENLEYYKYIKFNIDYRKIHPANKNTTIAYRINAGIAKPYSDNRILPYEKYFFAGGSNGIRAWRPRRLGPGSYTPLDSADGKVRVSYNFEQQGEILLEGSLELRKNLIGFIDYAAFVDFGNIWTIQEDPSREGSQFKFDRFYKEIAVGAGLGLRFDFSFLVLRLDAGLKIYDPARSEEKRFILSKGYYDPPFTPSAAESVVFNIGIGYPF; encoded by the coding sequence TTGAGTTTGAGGATAGCCCTGTACCTAGTATTTTTTTTAGTTGTTGGTGTAGTCACTTCAGGGTGTCTGGGTACCAAATATCTGAAAGATGGTGAAAAATTGTTGTATAAACAGAAAATAAAAGGTGCCAAGAACCTGGATAAAGAAGAACTTGACCAGCTATATGCGCAGGAGCCCAACAGACAATTTCCCATCATCCCTTTCTCTCCTTATGTATGGTTCTACTATTGGGGTCTGGACAACTATGATATTGCAGCCTACGAGGCCAGACGCGAAGCTGTAAGAGCCAAATGGAATTCAAAAATAGCCCTTGCCAAGACAAAAGATAAAAAGAAAAAGGTTGAACGGTATGAAAGAAAAAAAAGAAAGAAAATAGCCAAGATCAACAGAACCATTCAGGAAGGCAATGTACTCATGCGATGGGGAGAACCTATTGCTGTATTTGATTCCTCCCTGGCTGAACAAACAATGGGAAGACTGAAACTTTACCTAAACTCCAAAGGCTATTTCCAGGCAAAAGTAGATTCTGCCATTGACATTGCAGACAAGCGCCTTTCTATAACCTATTTACTGGATCAGGGAGAACCATACAGGATTGATACCCTCTTCACTCAAACCGGTGACAGCACAATAAGCAAAGTACTGGAGAAAAATAAGGATAAAAGTTATCTGGTGGAAGGTGAGAATTATGAACAAAATAACTTAACAAAGGAAAGGGAAAGAATTGATCTGTTGTTAAAAGATAACGGATATTTTGACTTTAGCCGACAATATGTAGAATTCAATGTAGATACCGCTCTAATAGGTGATAAAAAGATAGCTATTCAAACTGTAATCAATAAACCTTCGAAACGGGGTTATCATAAAGTTTTTACTGTTGGCGCTGTTAACTTCACTACCGATGCAGATGTAAGCCTCATACCTGACTCACTGAGAACGGAAAAGGAATACAGGGGTATTACCTACCGCTACCATAATTATCAATACAATGAAAAAATCCTCAACAGAAGGGTTTTCATCAAAAAAGATAGTGTTTATAGTAAATCGAATACTTTCAGTACGCAGCGACAACTGGCCAACCTTGACCATTTTCGTTTCATTAATATTCATTATGATTCATCAGGGGGTAAGCTTATAGCCAACATATTTACTAGCCCTTTGAACCGCTACCAATGGACCAATGAAGTTGGTATCAATGTAACTCAGGGGTTTCCAGGGCCATTTTACAATCTTTCATTTAAGAAAAGAAACGTATTCAAAGGCCTGGAAATATTTGAAGTTAACGGGCGGATCGGTATTGAAGGAGTAGCCCCAGCTACCGAAGTAAATGATGTGTACACCAGTGTAGAGGCCGGGATTAATGCTACCCTTACATTTCCACAGTTCGTACTGCCTTTGAGTACCAGGGCAAAAGAAAAGCTGGGGAGGGTAAATCCTAAAACACGGTTACTGGCAGGCTATACCTATACAGACAGGCCTGAATACGTTAGGAAAAACACCAATTTTTCAAATACTTACTCATGGCAAAATGAGAACCGGGGATTATTCAGCTTTACAGCAACCGATGTGAGTATTATCAACTCTAACCTGGACTCAGCCTTTCTGGGTACACTACTGGCTCTGGAAAGAAACGGAAACAGGCTCATCAACACGTTTAAACCCTCCTTTGTAAGCAGCATGAGTCTCAGTGCCACATGGAATTTCAACAGCTACGGGCTTAATTTCACCAACTCATCCTTTTTCCGCACATACATAGAAAGCGGGGGTACTTCCCTTAATTTTATAGGTACAGAAACGCTTGAAAATGAAAACCTGGAGTACTACAAGTATATTAAGTTCAATATAGACTACAGAAAGATACATCCTGCCAATAAGAATACCACCATAGCCTACAGGATTAATGCCGGCATAGCCAAACCCTACAGCGACAATAGAATATTGCCCTATGAAAAATACTTCTTTGCCGGAGGTAGCAATGGGATCAGAGCATGGAGGCCCAGACGGCTGGGCCCGGGATCATATACACCGCTTGACTCTGCGGATGGCAAAGTACGTGTTAGTTATAACTTTGAACAACAGGGAGAAATACTACTTGAAGGAAGCCTAGAACTAAGAAAAAACCTTATCGGGTTCATAGACTATGCGGCGTTTGTTGATTTTGGAAATATCTGGACCATACAGGAAGATCCTTCGCGAGAAGGCTCCCAATTCAAATTTGATCGTTTTTATAAAGAAATAGCCGTGGGTGCCGGCCTTGGCCTCCGCTTTGATTTTTCGTTCCTGGTACTCAGACTCGATGCAGGGCTTAAAATCTACGACCCGGCAAGGTCGGAAGAAAAACGTTTTATCCTGTCAAAAGGGTATTATGACCCTCCTTTCACGCCAAGTGCTGCGGAATCAGTTGTGTTTAACATTGGTATCGGATATCCTTTCTAA